In Candidatus Defluviilinea proxima, a single genomic region encodes these proteins:
- a CDS encoding alpha/beta hydrolase, producing MIVRKVFVVLGGILIAILAILFGLPIILLPVSTPIPAWIWIPLSILYMVSVVLLFRMTPTWKGVTLGISGMLVISIFAVVISQALAFTPPITDAQGNVIPGSIASLEKVELNGSQQWISIRGNDMDNPVLLFLAGGPGGSQLVTERRSLGQLENHFVVVNWEQPGAGKSLDAVDRSTLSSERYVTDGITLVNYLRERFDEEKVYVLGESWGSALGVWMVQRNPELFHAFIGTGQMVAFLENDLMCYDFALNVLEEKGDTEKIEKLKQQGPPPYYGEGVAMKEAAFLMETFNYMNADPNIADDGFNTFQDLSGSEYGLYDKVSWFRGALETMNVVYPQLWDVDFRTQATHLNVPVYFLIGRHDVNAPPALAEEYFELLDAPHKELIWFERSGHNPWVNESAAFVDEVVNNILADTYVD from the coding sequence ATGATTGTACGAAAAGTATTCGTTGTGTTGGGTGGCATTCTGATAGCGATTCTTGCCATCCTATTCGGACTGCCGATCATTTTGCTCCCAGTCTCTACACCCATCCCTGCGTGGATATGGATTCCGTTAAGCATCTTGTACATGGTTTCGGTCGTTTTGCTATTTCGCATGACCCCTACCTGGAAAGGTGTCACATTGGGAATCTCTGGAATGCTTGTCATTTCCATTTTTGCAGTGGTGATCTCACAGGCGCTTGCCTTTACGCCTCCTATTACCGATGCACAGGGAAATGTTATCCCCGGTAGTATCGCCTCCCTCGAAAAAGTGGAATTGAATGGTAGCCAACAATGGATCTCTATTCGCGGAAACGATATGGATAACCCCGTATTACTTTTCCTGGCTGGTGGACCGGGGGGTAGTCAACTCGTTACAGAACGACGGTCACTGGGCCAATTGGAGAATCATTTTGTTGTGGTGAATTGGGAACAGCCGGGAGCTGGAAAATCTTTGGACGCAGTAGACAGGTCAACGTTAAGCTCCGAACGGTACGTCACAGATGGGATCACGTTGGTAAATTATTTGCGTGAACGTTTTGACGAAGAGAAAGTCTATGTGTTGGGTGAGTCGTGGGGAAGTGCGTTGGGCGTGTGGATGGTCCAACGAAACCCTGAGTTGTTCCATGCTTTCATCGGCACGGGTCAGATGGTGGCATTCCTGGAAAATGATTTGATGTGCTACGACTTTGCTTTGAATGTGCTGGAAGAAAAAGGGGATACAGAAAAAATCGAGAAGCTTAAGCAACAGGGGCCACCGCCGTATTATGGTGAAGGTGTTGCGATGAAGGAAGCCGCATTTTTGATGGAGACTTTCAATTACATGAACGCGGACCCGAATATCGCGGACGATGGCTTCAATACGTTTCAAGATCTGTCTGGCTCGGAGTATGGTCTGTACGACAAAGTGAGTTGGTTTCGCGGAGCACTGGAAACGATGAATGTGGTCTACCCACAACTCTGGGATGTGGACTTCCGCACGCAGGCGACACACCTCAATGTTCCTGTTTACTTTCTGATCGGGCGGCATGATGTGAACGCACCACCTGCTTTGGCTGAAGAATATTTTGAATTATTGGATGCGCCTCATAAAGAGTTGATCTGGTTCGAGCGTTCGGGACATAACCCATGGGTAAATGAGTCAGCCGCTTTTGTCGATGAAGTAGTGAATAATATCCTTGCGGACACATACGTAGATTGA
- a CDS encoding cupin domain-containing protein, with protein sequence MKGYIQNIENVAVKNEDFRQVLYTAKNCQLVVMALKPKEEIGMEVHTLDQFFRVEEGTGEAVLDGVRTAISAGFAVLVPAGANHNIINTGTVPMKLYTLYSPPNHRDGVIHHTRAEAEKDNEHFDDKTTE encoded by the coding sequence ATGAAAGGTTATATACAAAACATCGAAAATGTTGCAGTCAAGAATGAAGATTTTCGCCAGGTACTTTACACTGCCAAGAACTGTCAGCTCGTTGTAATGGCGTTGAAGCCAAAAGAGGAGATCGGGATGGAGGTGCATACACTCGATCAGTTCTTTCGGGTGGAGGAAGGTACAGGAGAGGCTGTTCTTGATGGTGTTCGCACAGCGATCAGCGCGGGATTTGCTGTGCTCGTGCCCGCCGGAGCGAATCACAACATCATCAATACCGGTACTGTTCCAATGAAACTCTATACCCTTTATTCGCCGCCGAATCATCGGGATGGCGTTATCCACCATACACGCGCCGAAGCGGAAAAGGACAACGAACACTTCGACGATAAAACAACGGAATAA
- a CDS encoding PAS domain S-box protein: MKRILWLFFVAFFGLSALSSTDGRAASSTGAAFDFDLNFAPGSVVRFEHITIEDGLSQNAGLAIFQDSRGYLWIGTQDGLNRYDGYGFKVYKHDPDDPTTISHNSILSMGEDKNGSLWIGTWGGGLNRYDPATETFTRYLPDPKDPTSLSNGTINSIKEDSNGDLWIATLAGLDRYNPETDAFEHFRNDPNDPNSLSSDAVAYIFEDSSRQLWIGTGANGIEGSGLNRFDPSSGTFTRYQHDDANPESLASNNVASIVEAPDGTFWIATGGFGLHGAGLDNLDPQTGKVKHFTYDLKDEHSLSGNDVMSLWLDPDGALWIGTWANGLSRMSLVNPGYFTRYQNDPFFPDSLSGDEVWTLFRDRSGILWVGTSHSGINKLPSNAGQFSLYRNIPGNPASLGANAVGAFAEDKRGNIWIATWGGGLDRFDPDTGNFVHYHHDPENSNSLSDDLFMAVYVDSYNTVWAGTLGKGLNRLDATTGRVTHYFHDPENPTSLVDDSIAAFQPDKNGDLWIGTFGGISRFDPNTDSFVNYSNDPTNPSSLSSNTVVSLYLDSNNILWAGTWGGGLNQLDLSDPLHIAPKTAELKRYLHNADDATSLSDDSVWAIHETSDGFIWLGTQLGLDRLDPRTGDFKHYTEKNGLPNNVVLGILEDDDGDLWITTNNGLAKFDPHTEAFTIYDASDGLQSNEFNSNAYFQSANGTMYVGGVNGFNLFRPEDVKPNLVVPQVVVTRFDVFNEPLNVDLTGRTPIELSYQEDVISFEFSAFDFQSPHKNQYAYKLEGFDKDWIQSGNRRYVTYTNLPGGGYIFRVKASNSDGIWNEQGVSLPIVITPPFWQTWWFNGSLIFVLGALIVGGFRWRLNSIREQNVYLETQVTERTSELRETNKLLEVEVEQRKRAEAELAKRAENKLKQSEARFQAIFDNVAVGVAILGLDRTPIAFNSTTEKIIGYSMDDIKGIDPRTLSVPEDRSMDIDLFNDLIIGKRNSYVMERRYLHKDGRTFWARVNYSLVRDANGNPDYLVGIIEDIDEQKRASERMAEQEADYLLNLQQRVQERTQELETANQRLQEEIEQRTKIEKELAEKAAEEAVTADRTRLARDLHDAVTQTLFSASLTAEVLPELWEMDVDEAKKSTEELRQLTRGALAEMRTLLLELRPAALTQTRLGDLIKQLCDAFIGRSRLPIILNIDGDCALPPDVQIAIYRIAQESLNNVFKYARATQVNVSLFLFNDGLRFEVCDNGIGFDISTSKPTSLGLRIMRERAEAIGAEYHISSTPGSGTCVEVVWHVNPNVKLKVL, translated from the coding sequence ATGAAGCGCATTCTCTGGCTTTTTTTTGTTGCTTTTTTCGGCCTGTCTGCCTTGTCATCCACTGACGGGCGTGCCGCATCCTCAACAGGTGCGGCTTTTGATTTTGACCTGAACTTTGCGCCGGGTAGTGTTGTCCGTTTTGAACACATCACGATTGAAGACGGACTCTCTCAGAACGCCGGGCTGGCAATTTTTCAAGACAGCCGCGGTTATCTGTGGATCGGTACACAAGATGGCCTGAACCGCTATGATGGGTATGGCTTCAAGGTTTACAAACACGACCCCGATGACCCAACCACGATCAGCCACAATAGCATCCTTTCGATGGGAGAGGACAAGAACGGTTCTCTCTGGATCGGGACTTGGGGCGGCGGATTGAACCGGTACGACCCTGCGACCGAAACCTTCACCCGCTACTTGCCAGACCCAAAAGACCCGACAAGCCTCAGCAACGGCACGATCAATTCCATTAAAGAGGATTCGAATGGGGATCTGTGGATCGCCACACTTGCCGGCCTGGACCGTTACAACCCGGAGACGGATGCCTTCGAACATTTTCGAAATGACCCGAATGATCCAAACAGCTTGAGCAGTGATGCGGTCGCTTATATTTTCGAAGACTCGAGCCGTCAGCTTTGGATCGGCACGGGAGCCAACGGCATCGAAGGGTCCGGTTTGAACCGTTTTGATCCATCCAGTGGAACATTTACGCGCTACCAGCATGATGACGCAAACCCTGAAAGCTTGGCAAGTAACAACGTCGCATCCATAGTGGAAGCCCCCGATGGAACATTTTGGATCGCGACCGGCGGGTTTGGTTTGCATGGTGCCGGGCTTGATAACCTCGATCCGCAGACCGGGAAAGTAAAACACTTTACATATGATCTGAAAGACGAGCACAGCCTGAGTGGGAACGATGTAATGAGCTTGTGGCTTGATCCCGATGGTGCATTATGGATCGGTACATGGGCCAATGGTTTGAGCCGCATGAGTCTTGTAAACCCCGGTTATTTCACGCGTTACCAGAATGATCCATTCTTTCCGGATAGCCTGAGTGGAGATGAAGTATGGACTCTGTTCCGGGATCGTTCCGGCATTTTATGGGTTGGTACCTCGCATAGCGGCATCAACAAATTGCCATCGAATGCCGGCCAATTTAGTTTGTATCGAAATATTCCCGGTAACCCGGCCAGCCTTGGCGCGAACGCTGTTGGTGCATTTGCAGAAGATAAACGTGGAAATATCTGGATCGCCACATGGGGCGGCGGCTTGGATCGCTTCGACCCCGATACCGGAAATTTTGTACATTATCATCACGACCCTGAAAACTCCAACAGTCTTTCCGATGATCTGTTCATGGCTGTGTATGTTGATTCATACAACACGGTCTGGGCCGGCACATTGGGCAAGGGATTGAATCGCCTTGATGCCACAACAGGCCGCGTTACTCATTATTTTCACGACCCTGAAAATCCAACCAGTCTTGTTGATGATAGTATCGCTGCGTTCCAGCCTGATAAGAATGGCGATTTATGGATCGGTACCTTCGGTGGCATCTCGCGTTTTGACCCGAACACCGACTCGTTCGTAAATTACAGCAACGATCCCACGAACCCTTCCAGCTTGAGCAGTAACACCGTTGTTAGTTTATATCTCGACTCAAACAACATTCTCTGGGCTGGGACTTGGGGAGGCGGATTGAATCAACTGGATTTGAGCGATCCGCTTCATATCGCCCCGAAAACTGCCGAGCTAAAGAGATACCTTCACAACGCTGACGACGCGACCAGCCTGAGCGATGACTCAGTTTGGGCTATTCACGAAACATCCGATGGGTTCATCTGGCTTGGCACACAACTTGGGTTGGATCGCCTCGACCCACGTACCGGCGACTTCAAGCACTACACCGAAAAGAACGGACTCCCCAACAATGTTGTGCTCGGTATTCTTGAAGACGACGATGGCGATCTATGGATAACAACCAACAACGGTCTTGCCAAATTTGACCCCCATACTGAAGCATTTACCATCTATGACGCCTCCGATGGATTGCAAAGTAACGAGTTCAACTCAAATGCTTATTTTCAGAGCGCCAACGGTACCATGTACGTTGGAGGGGTCAACGGTTTCAATCTATTCCGGCCCGAAGATGTTAAACCAAATCTGGTTGTGCCCCAAGTGGTGGTGACTCGCTTCGATGTCTTCAATGAGCCCCTAAACGTGGATCTGACAGGTCGCACCCCCATTGAACTTTCCTATCAAGAGGATGTCATCTCATTTGAATTTTCAGCCTTCGACTTTCAATCGCCACATAAGAATCAATATGCATACAAACTGGAAGGCTTTGACAAAGACTGGATACAGTCCGGCAACCGTCGTTATGTCACTTATACCAACCTGCCGGGCGGTGGGTATATCTTCCGCGTAAAAGCATCAAACAGTGATGGTATTTGGAATGAACAGGGAGTATCACTCCCCATTGTCATTACGCCTCCCTTCTGGCAGACGTGGTGGTTCAATGGATCATTGATCTTCGTGTTAGGTGCGCTCATCGTTGGTGGATTCAGGTGGCGGTTAAATTCGATCCGTGAGCAGAATGTCTACCTCGAAACGCAAGTCACAGAACGAACATCTGAATTGCGCGAGACCAACAAACTTCTCGAAGTGGAAGTGGAACAACGTAAACGTGCCGAAGCCGAACTGGCGAAACGTGCAGAAAATAAATTGAAGCAATCTGAGGCACGTTTTCAAGCCATCTTTGATAACGTCGCTGTGGGGGTTGCCATCTTGGGATTAGATCGTACACCGATTGCCTTCAATTCGACGACAGAAAAAATTATCGGGTACTCAATGGATGATATCAAAGGTATTGATCCACGTACCTTGTCTGTACCCGAAGACCGCAGTATGGATATTGACCTATTCAACGACCTGATTATAGGCAAGCGTAATTCTTATGTGATGGAGCGTCGTTATCTTCATAAGGATGGGCGTACCTTTTGGGCGCGTGTCAATTATTCCCTCGTGCGTGACGCGAACGGTAACCCCGACTATCTGGTTGGGATCATCGAAGATATTGATGAGCAGAAACGCGCGTCGGAACGAATGGCGGAACAAGAAGCTGATTATCTGCTCAATCTGCAACAGCGAGTACAGGAACGCACACAGGAGTTGGAGACCGCCAACCAGCGTTTGCAGGAAGAGATCGAACAACGCACAAAGATAGAAAAGGAATTGGCAGAGAAAGCCGCCGAAGAAGCAGTGACGGCCGACCGTACCCGCCTCGCACGTGACCTGCATGATGCCGTCACACAAACCCTTTTCTCCGCCAGCCTGACGGCGGAGGTTCTCCCGGAGCTATGGGAGATGGATGTGGACGAAGCGAAAAAATCCACCGAAGAACTCCGTCAACTTACGCGCGGCGCATTGGCAGAGATGCGTACTCTTCTACTCGAGTTGCGTCCCGCGGCGTTGACGCAGACCCGCTTGGGCGACCTCATCAAACAATTGTGTGATGCGTTCATCGGCCGTTCACGCCTTCCCATTATCTTGAACATTGATGGTGACTGTGCCTTACCACCGGATGTGCAGATCGCTATCTATCGCATCGCTCAGGAAAGTTTGAACAACGTTTTCAAATATGCACGCGCCACACAGGTGAACGTCAGCCTGTTCCTTTTCAATGATGGCCTGCGCTTTGAAGTATGTGACAACGGCATCGGTTTCGACATATCCACCAGTAAACCGACCAGCCTGGGGTTGCGTATCATGCGTGAACGAGCCGAAGCGATTGGAGCGGAGTACCACATTAGCAGTACCCCCGGCTCAGGGACGTGTGTAGAAGTGGTCTGGCATGTAAACCCGAACGTGAAACTGAAAGTTTTATAA
- a CDS encoding helix-turn-helix transcriptional regulator — translation MPVPILATKLYVPPPRPKAVSRPRLIERMNESLQRTAGITLISAPAGFGKTTLVSEWVATCERPVAWLSLDEGDNDPVRFISYLIAALQTIKEGIGESLLAGLQASQPQQAEAILTALLNEISIIPEYFLLVLDDYHSIDSQAVDQTLTFLAEHLPPQIHLVIATREDPSLPFARYRVRGQLTELRAADLRFTPAEAAEFLNRVMGLNLSAEDVAALEVRTEGWIAGLQLAALSMQGHASHDAASFIKSFTGSHRFVLDYLIEEVLGQQSEKIQAFLLHTSILDRMCGPLCDAVLLTLSASGQEILEYLERANLFIVPLDNERRWYRYHHLFGDLLRQHLGQSRELPDYHLRASEWYEANGDLAQAFHHALAANDFERAASLAEAAWQGMERNFQTLAWLGWVKKLPNPTVCSRPWLCVQMGWAYSDVGETEESETSLQNAERAVAGMEAQEAFKSIPGNIALIRAGNAQIEGDLTETVRYAELSIQLAPEDDHMIRAQAAITLGFTHWAVGKVEASLQAMHTWMADMQKLGNQMYVIASAFVVADMQVVLGRLGEAEKALRQTIQQAETLGQEAEVVTAHHHLGLAMLAYERDDDVAFARSLQIATDLGQRTTLVDWPHRWNLAQARLKEADGEFESALQCLDDAQRGYVKNPIPILHPIAAHKVRVYLRQGRLDKAQAWDRERSLSVQDEASYLGEYEHLTLVRLRLAEGSFAGVHELLERLLTLAESQKRTGSVIEILLTQALVHQAQGDQSRALAALERALTLTEPEGYIRTFVDEGEDMQLLISDFRLTIATQTHALLGYVDRILACSPQHQKQESKTVNQKSEMEDPLSERELEVLKLLRSELNGPEIARQLIVSLNTLRTHTKNIFNKLGVNNRRAAVRRAEELNLF, via the coding sequence ATGCCTGTGCCAATTCTGGCCACTAAACTATATGTCCCTCCGCCTCGGCCCAAGGCTGTTTCTCGCCCTCGGCTGATCGAGCGGATGAATGAGAGTTTACAGCGTACAGCAGGCATAACACTGATCTCTGCTCCGGCTGGTTTCGGTAAAACAACGCTGGTCAGTGAATGGGTTGCTACGTGCGAGAGACCAGTTGCATGGTTGTCGCTGGATGAAGGGGATAATGATCCGGTACGTTTCATTTCTTATCTAATAGCGGCATTGCAGACCATCAAGGAGGGAATCGGCGAGAGCCTCCTGGCTGGGCTCCAAGCATCTCAACCACAGCAAGCCGAAGCAATTTTGACAGCCCTGCTCAATGAAATTTCCATCATCCCCGAATATTTTCTTCTCGTCCTTGATGACTACCACTCGATTGATTCTCAAGCGGTGGATCAAACCCTGACCTTTCTGGCCGAGCACTTGCCGCCACAGATACATTTGGTCATTGCCACACGTGAAGATCCATCATTGCCGTTTGCCCGGTATCGCGTCCGGGGCCAGTTGACTGAACTGCGTGCCGCCGATTTGCGTTTCACTCCTGCTGAAGCCGCCGAATTTCTCAACCGTGTGATGGGACTGAATCTCTCTGCCGAAGATGTTGCCGCGTTGGAAGTCCGCACCGAAGGCTGGATCGCCGGTCTGCAATTGGCGGCGCTTTCCATGCAGGGTCACGCTTCGCACGATGCGGCCAGCTTTATCAAATCCTTCACGGGCAGTCATCGTTTCGTGCTGGATTATTTGATCGAAGAGGTGTTGGGACAACAGTCGGAGAAGATTCAAGCCTTTCTGTTGCACACCTCCATTCTTGATCGCATGTGTGGCCCGCTTTGTGATGCCGTCCTGCTTACCCTGTCTGCGTCTGGGCAGGAGATCCTTGAATATCTTGAACGCGCAAACCTATTCATTGTCCCTTTGGATAATGAACGACGTTGGTATCGCTATCACCATTTGTTCGGCGACTTGTTGCGCCAGCATCTTGGTCAGTCACGGGAACTTCCCGACTATCATCTACGTGCCAGCGAATGGTATGAGGCCAATGGTGACCTCGCTCAAGCCTTTCACCATGCCCTTGCCGCTAACGATTTTGAGCGAGCGGCAAGTTTGGCCGAAGCCGCCTGGCAGGGAATGGAACGTAATTTCCAGACCCTTGCCTGGCTGGGTTGGGTGAAAAAATTACCCAACCCAACAGTTTGTTCTCGTCCGTGGTTGTGTGTGCAAATGGGTTGGGCATATTCGGATGTGGGGGAGACGGAGGAGAGCGAAACTTCCCTGCAAAATGCCGAGCGAGCAGTAGCAGGCATGGAGGCGCAGGAGGCGTTCAAGTCCATACCAGGGAATATTGCCTTGATCCGCGCGGGTAATGCCCAAATCGAGGGCGACCTTACTGAAACGGTGAGATATGCCGAACTATCCATTCAACTCGCTCCCGAAGATGATCACATGATCCGTGCCCAGGCCGCCATCACACTGGGGTTTACCCATTGGGCAGTTGGCAAAGTGGAAGCCTCGTTGCAAGCCATGCATACGTGGATGGCCGACATGCAAAAATTGGGCAATCAGATGTATGTGATTGCCAGCGCTTTTGTTGTAGCGGATATGCAGGTGGTATTAGGTCGCTTGGGCGAAGCTGAAAAGGCTCTCCGACAAACCATTCAACAGGCTGAGACACTTGGCCAAGAAGCAGAAGTGGTCACTGCCCATCACCATTTGGGATTGGCGATGCTTGCTTATGAACGGGATGATGATGTTGCCTTCGCCCGGTCTCTACAGATCGCTACGGACTTGGGTCAGCGGACGACTTTGGTAGATTGGCCTCATCGTTGGAATCTCGCTCAAGCCCGCCTCAAAGAAGCGGACGGGGAATTTGAGTCAGCGCTTCAATGTTTGGACGACGCTCAGAGAGGCTACGTCAAAAACCCGATCCCCATCCTACATCCGATCGCGGCCCACAAGGTGCGCGTCTATCTTAGACAGGGTCGCTTGGATAAGGCACAGGCTTGGGATCGAGAACGCAGCCTCTCGGTCCAGGATGAGGCGAGTTATTTAGGCGAGTACGAACATCTCACGCTGGTGCGGTTGCGGTTGGCAGAGGGTTCCTTTGCTGGAGTCCATGAATTGCTTGAACGCCTGCTGACATTGGCCGAATCGCAAAAACGGACGGGGAGCGTGATCGAGATCCTGTTGACGCAGGCGCTTGTTCATCAGGCACAAGGTGACCAATCACGAGCGCTTGCCGCACTGGAGCGCGCCCTGACACTGACCGAGCCTGAAGGATACATCCGCACTTTTGTAGATGAAGGCGAAGACATGCAATTGTTGATTTCAGATTTCCGATTGACGATTGCAACTCAGACCCATGCTCTGCTTGGATATGTTGACCGAATTCTGGCTTGCTCTCCACAACATCAAAAGCAAGAATCAAAAACCGTAAATCAAAAATCGGAAATGGAAGACCCTTTGAGCGAACGTGAGTTGGAAGTGCTCAAGTTGCTCCGAAGCGAATTAAACGGACCAGAGATTGCCCGGCAATTGATCGTGTCTCTCAACACCTTGCGCACCCATACAAAGAATATCTTCAACAAACTAGGGGTCAACAATCGTCGGGCGGCCGTCCGCCGTGCCGAAGAACTCAATCTGTTCTAA
- a CDS encoding DUF4386 family protein encodes MKTLHKSGGIAALYMAISHLIGIIIFIVVLDYLNITDPSQKVALNVEKQSVIFWTNLLMYVFFGFALIVLSLALYDRMKSGAPSLMQVATAIGIVWAGSLIASGMAANAGLATIVALYAKDPTQAALTFQAIEAITNGLGNSNGEILGGPLTLLVSLAGLRTGGLPKGLNILGVFVGAIGIITIIPVLNTLTGVFGLGQIVWFVGLGIVLLRSDRGKTV; translated from the coding sequence ATGAAAACCCTGCATAAATCTGGCGGTATCGCCGCGCTGTATATGGCCATCAGTCACCTGATCGGGATCATCATCTTCATCGTCGTATTGGACTATCTCAACATCACCGACCCGTCTCAGAAAGTCGCTCTGAACGTGGAAAAACAGTCGGTCATCTTTTGGACCAACCTGCTCATGTACGTGTTCTTTGGCTTTGCATTGATCGTTCTATCGCTGGCATTGTACGACCGCATGAAATCTGGAGCGCCGTCGCTGATGCAAGTGGCAACCGCGATCGGGATCGTTTGGGCTGGCTCGCTCATCGCCAGTGGTATGGCCGCGAATGCCGGGCTCGCTACGATTGTCGCGCTCTATGCCAAAGACCCAACTCAGGCCGCGTTGACCTTTCAAGCGATTGAAGCCATTACGAATGGGTTGGGCAACTCCAATGGTGAAATCCTTGGTGGACCTTTGACACTGTTGGTCAGTCTGGCCGGGTTGCGGACAGGTGGATTACCCAAAGGACTGAATATCCTTGGTGTGTTCGTCGGCGCGATTGGCATTATCACGATCATCCCAGTGCTAAACACCTTGACCGGCGTTTTTGGTCTGGGGCAGATCGTCTGGTTTGTCGGGCTGGGGATCGTGTTGCTACGCAGTGATCGTGGCAAGACAGTATAG
- a CDS encoding response regulator transcription factor yields the protein MTHIIIADPDPATRKALTLLLQRKMGTNGILEVEDVETLIRTLADASPDLLLLDWRLYGSPAPDTCRLLQKAYPQLKIVLLSVDATDEATAREVDAGFVYKGASPDELIATLTPLLVNDTDKAIPQVDADDDLGKEKNDVSQNGAE from the coding sequence ATGACTCATATCATCATCGCTGATCCTGATCCTGCAACACGCAAGGCGCTTACTCTTCTGCTTCAACGCAAGATGGGTACGAATGGTATTCTCGAAGTAGAAGATGTAGAGACGCTGATCCGCACACTGGCGGATGCGTCGCCTGATCTTCTGTTGCTGGATTGGAGACTCTACGGTTCCCCCGCACCCGACACCTGTCGACTGCTTCAAAAGGCGTATCCACAACTGAAAATTGTTCTCCTCAGTGTGGATGCCACAGATGAAGCTACAGCCCGTGAGGTTGATGCGGGTTTTGTTTATAAGGGGGCATCGCCCGATGAATTGATTGCAACGCTTACGCCACTTTTAGTTAATGATACGGATAAGGCTATTCCTCAAGTTGATGCGGATGACGATTTAGGTAAAGAGAAAAATGATGTCAGCCAAAATGGCGCCGAGTAA
- a CDS encoding DUF4386 domain-containing protein yields the protein MNTYRKTAVIVGILFIIGTVSGILSGVVTASIRADATYPLNVSANETQWIAGTLLVLLMGLSLAMMPVMLYPILKKHNEVLALGAVLFRGVIEAMSYVVMVISMLLMVTVSEASVNPQIADTSIFRALGTMLIATNDWTEMWGALVFSIGALMIYIPFYQTRLVPRWLSGWGLIGGVLYIIANLVGMFGQQHVAPEIGVGIGLLLVPTAIQEMVFAVWMIVKGFNPSAITSEP from the coding sequence ATGAACACGTATCGAAAGACCGCGGTCATCGTTGGGATTCTATTCATCATCGGAACAGTTTCAGGCATCCTGAGCGGTGTCGTGACCGCCTCGATCAGGGCAGATGCAACGTATCCACTCAATGTCTCTGCCAATGAAACTCAATGGATTGCTGGCACACTTCTTGTTTTGCTGATGGGTTTGTCCCTTGCCATGATGCCGGTGATGCTATATCCGATCTTGAAAAAGCACAATGAAGTTCTGGCGTTAGGCGCAGTCCTATTCAGGGGAGTAATTGAAGCCATGTCCTACGTGGTTATGGTGATCAGTATGCTCTTGATGGTGACAGTAAGCGAGGCATCTGTGAATCCCCAAATCGCAGACACATCCATTTTTAGAGCTTTGGGAACAATGCTCATCGCCACGAACGATTGGACTGAAATGTGGGGTGCGCTTGTCTTCAGTATCGGCGCATTGATGATTTATATTCCGTTCTATCAAACCAGGCTTGTCCCCCGATGGCTATCAGGCTGGGGCTTGATTGGCGGAGTTTTGTACATCATCGCCAACCTCGTCGGCATGTTTGGTCAACAGCATGTAGCTCCCGAGATCGGTGTGGGGATAGGGCTCTTGTTGGTCCCAACGGCCATTCAGGAAATGGTCTTTGCCGTCTGGATGATCGTGAAGGGTTTTAATCCCTCGGCCATCACTTCCGAGCCGTGA
- a CDS encoding response regulator transcription factor translates to MPIKILLVDDHTVVRSGLSKFLLVNKEFKLVGEASDGSEAVQMVSLHKPDVVLMDLMMPGTDGITATREIHQKYPKVKVIALTSFAEQNMVQGALQAGAIGYLQKNVTAKELGHAIRSAYEGKMTLSPEATQVLANSVAQPQIAGEQLTERERDVLRCMVDGLNNNEIAEALVVSLGTVKFHVSNIFHKLGVDSRVEAVKLALEQKLV, encoded by the coding sequence ATGCCCATTAAAATTCTTCTCGTAGATGATCATACGGTTGTCAGGAGTGGTTTATCGAAATTTCTCCTCGTCAACAAAGAGTTCAAACTTGTTGGCGAAGCCTCAGATGGATCTGAGGCCGTGCAGATGGTTTCGCTTCATAAGCCTGATGTTGTGCTCATGGATTTGATGATGCCCGGCACAGATGGCATCACGGCCACGCGCGAGATCCACCAGAAATATCCGAAAGTTAAAGTCATTGCGCTGACAAGTTTTGCTGAGCAGAACATGGTGCAAGGCGCATTACAAGCAGGCGCGATTGGTTATCTGCAAAAAAATGTCACAGCCAAGGAATTAGGCCATGCTATTCGTTCAGCGTATGAAGGCAAGATGACGCTCTCGCCCGAAGCCACACAAGTATTGGCGAATTCCGTTGCCCAACCGCAGATTGCTGGTGAACAGCTGACCGAGCGCGAACGCGATGTTCTCCGATGTATGGTGGATGGGCTCAACAATAATGAGATCGCTGAAGCCCTGGTGGTGAGCCTGGGCACTGTCAAATTTCATGTGTCAAACATTTTTCACAAGCTTGGGGTAGATAGCCGTGTAGAAGCCGTCAAACTGGCATTGGAACAAAAGTTGGTTTAA